Proteins found in one Halobaculum sp. MBLA0147 genomic segment:
- a CDS encoding beta strand repeat-containing protein: protein MGTVDTGQKMRALVLATMVVLSVAVQPVGGQVIAGGAAAANTAGNAPAVAGNDATLDVATDSTLQVAYNVGNRPAGDYTVGLRGDSGVGPLDQTTPSDGQQGTVNLTVPAGVSTNFTATVLLNRNGSVEATDSFAVTVTNVSTAPPPASISATGEGYDPATPTGVAASYDAGERDPTTLTVEVANVTGGNDTVVATNTTLTDTTVPVTAVVPSGALAGDVTLAFRLLNGSNGVIASTTASYTAATAPGPADVSLSDTTYNSSTPTLVSAFYDGGSRTPSDLTVELVNATSGNGTVVAANTTLIATAASVEFTLPVGAVVGDTTVAVRLRNGTDDVIATDTASFGDTAAGGGETAPPPAVFGPETTQEYVDTEPLTLGLGYSTGGRDPANYVFRVVNATNGNGTVVARNASLAGTGGSVTFEIPVGSLSGNVTLDAELVNGTVVARNSTTFLASSGGGGGETGPQPAVFGPETTETYADDRPLGLGLAYTTGGDDPANYELRVINATNGNGTVVARNTSLAGTDGSVTFEIPAGLLSGDVELAAELVDETVGADGTVVARNTTTFRADVTPPTADVAVNVTEPTVGETVQLDAVNVSDDTGVTEYFWSVTRRGQEGPVAEGRGPSIQFTPQTPDEYTVVLGLRDEGGRFVDTTTEFRVTGATLDVRHPDELGTIGSGVDPQRLSNDLTLLATKPITFDRGDRYVIDVDRESQDAVSLVATETVSVEAFSRFALELHDPEGEPIQPLLTTFRDGQRVEVPLSVVSGSIPNESQAVTGPGVSNYSVTLRNASTDATVASTTGTPMVFDYAGELNATVDGDTVTFSIPRSSLGDAATARLDLFTGEPFESEAVLDGEPLRYDAATDTYRTTVARATLSENAYGYRVSFATPGDGQFDVSSSFAGPVALQDVRIDGSLTAADGSPVDGFVARSIGGGFEVTSVRNGQFGFTTPPGEPIAVTYYQGNASGGVDFGPVRDGVPDIYAVGAGLYAPETNRTLDEQFPAPSVLDVTVVDEDGDPVSVANARVRITHEAGPLGPPVEGGGWTIQGPLLEDGQLVSADGATGWELAGNVSVTVEPREGTRFTNQTLRRAVTMDENRSLRFELDEEDEPPTARLATNRSNPLAGQAVRFDASTSTDDDRIATGAITVTTPDGETIRFQRSNVTFTPSQSGEYTVTLSVTDRAGNTNSTQTTVDVRQPADVRYDFTLPSVVAGELAPDEPLVVAATVTNDGDVAAERTVALRVDGAVVAERTVSVGADTTETVLFNRSLSAGAHNVTVNERPPREVTVLQPATFAVNVTAGPTTVFTGEPVTVTARVTNTGGASGTTTVPFVVDGEQIERTVSVPGGETRTVSVTTRFDSADPSTKLVRAGSDRPTAITVRAPTNPNATLSVRSPRTGTATDASVSLAYNVTNVDTGIASAIVSVDGGPPRTIALANGTTTVDLSGLDDGEHTLAVSLVDNFGSRVATVERTVVLDTEAPDVTLESTSAVVGPDDEVTLNATTSDTAYANATARLYAGTDTSGTPVETTDLTDRLADGTATVPVDAVAGNTELDGTYTLEVVANDSLGRSSTATSEVEIDTTAPSVTVSSVTGGTTSDGTTYLNGSDTLSVTGSVSDGGAASVGSVEVVLVAQNQAFAETVTVDASGGSFDADVDVGSLSLPRGAYDVNVTASDTVGNAAEVDSGDDFTFDDAAPSAGVSVIATGANQVRLVVTSNETISGKPNVTLGEPDGSTQRVQVTDGNADGRYDATTTTDGTDGTYTGTVTVQDPAGNADTVSSTTNISTVAQFGADGNVTIETGGGTFVELNPDADTASGTSLASLTSSDTPLAALTENVSGDQFIEGEFGGDLSNENLTSATIGIPTDQIGLLDTVPADQLQIRRYNETTNTWNQRGTTRVVQNFDPDGPGGVSAGEYLLVTVTKFSTYGAVQPDTEAPTVDATSYTADTTAVSTGTFPYDTTEVTTTVSYSDDVSGVDASAVVVKVNGNDVDTLSNASASITDDQAAVTVTGVTGAGTTDVTVTVVDETGKSTTVTRSFTVETDDTAPTVSSTDLPATGQAPDTRRVPVTVDYTDPLSGVDTATVSVTVAGTTLDAANVTVDDTGVSFTVGDTKNGLLSPGDSRNVEVTVRDAAGNERTKTVGTVSVATDESGPTVDDTTYTADTSPVSGTTYPAETSRASVELSISDDFNGVDSAAITVRFGPAGGSLTDVTSSSLVTSSTVNYTATSLTPGTTYELEATLVDGEGNTRTVSRTVTVQPDTTAPRATSVSVTNVAGTTQPPFDNDVDGVSAQLSLTDNLDAVDPSAITVRFGPQGNLADVTSAATVTADQITYTETSLQNDTRYVLEATLVDTAGNSRTVSRTFDVGSVSFGGGGGGDPIQPPTAAFATAETVTAGETVTLDAGNSSDNAGIETYEWDFDGDGTFERTTTVPTTSYTFTETGTVTVTLRVVDGVDLADTVSREVRVTAGSGGSGGAPTGETTTPTPTGETPSPSGEGPTETATPAPSTPDETGETPTSTPDESADSDASTTPTTATDTATSTVSPPTTAGTGTATTAPAETTAARGPGFGSLVAVVALLAAALLALRRE, encoded by the coding sequence ATGGGGACTGTTGACACGGGGCAGAAGATGCGGGCGCTGGTGTTGGCGACGATGGTCGTGTTGTCGGTCGCCGTCCAGCCCGTCGGTGGACAGGTGATCGCGGGTGGAGCTGCGGCGGCGAACACGGCGGGCAACGCACCTGCCGTCGCCGGGAACGACGCGACACTGGACGTGGCGACCGACTCCACGCTTCAGGTCGCGTACAACGTCGGGAACCGACCGGCGGGCGACTACACGGTGGGGCTACGCGGAGACAGTGGCGTCGGTCCGCTCGACCAGACGACGCCGTCCGACGGTCAACAGGGGACGGTGAACCTCACCGTCCCGGCTGGGGTGTCGACGAACTTCACCGCCACGGTGTTGTTGAACCGGAACGGTTCGGTTGAGGCCACCGACAGTTTCGCCGTGACGGTGACGAACGTCTCGACCGCACCACCGCCGGCTTCGATCTCGGCGACGGGCGAGGGGTACGACCCGGCGACGCCGACCGGTGTCGCGGCGAGTTACGACGCGGGCGAGCGTGACCCGACGACACTGACAGTGGAGGTCGCGAACGTGACCGGCGGAAACGACACCGTCGTCGCGACGAACACCACGTTGACCGACACGACCGTTCCCGTGACCGCCGTCGTCCCCAGCGGCGCGTTGGCAGGAGACGTGACACTCGCGTTCCGACTGTTGAACGGGTCGAACGGGGTGATCGCGTCGACGACCGCGTCGTACACCGCCGCGACGGCCCCCGGTCCGGCGGACGTCTCACTGTCCGACACGACGTACAACTCGAGTACGCCGACGCTCGTCTCGGCGTTCTACGACGGGGGCAGTCGAACGCCGTCGGACCTGACGGTCGAGTTGGTGAACGCGACGAGCGGGAACGGCACCGTCGTCGCGGCCAACACCACGCTGATCGCCACCGCAGCGTCGGTCGAGTTCACGCTCCCGGTGGGTGCGGTAGTCGGTGACACCACCGTTGCGGTGCGCCTGCGGAACGGGACCGACGACGTGATCGCCACCGACACCGCGAGCTTCGGTGACACGGCCGCTGGCGGTGGTGAGACCGCACCGCCACCCGCCGTCTTCGGTCCGGAGACGACACAGGAGTACGTGGACACCGAGCCGTTGACGCTCGGACTCGGCTACTCGACGGGTGGGCGCGACCCGGCCAACTACGTCTTCCGGGTGGTCAACGCGACGAACGGGAACGGCACGGTCGTGGCACGGAACGCCTCGCTGGCCGGAACCGGCGGGTCGGTGACGTTCGAGATCCCTGTCGGGTCGTTGTCCGGTAACGTGACGCTCGACGCCGAGCTCGTCAACGGGACCGTCGTCGCACGGAACTCCACCACGTTCCTCGCCAGCAGCGGCGGTGGTGGCGGCGAGACCGGACCACAGCCCGCCGTCTTCGGTCCGGAGACGACCGAGACGTACGCCGACGACCGGCCGCTGGGGCTGGGGCTGGCGTACACGACCGGAGGCGACGATCCGGCGAACTACGAACTCCGCGTGATCAACGCGACGAACGGGAACGGCACCGTCGTGGCTCGGAACACCTCGTTAGCCGGAACCGACGGGTCGGTAACGTTCGAGATTCCCGCTGGGCTGCTGTCGGGTGACGTGGAGCTCGCCGCCGAACTCGTCGACGAGACCGTCGGCGCCGACGGGACCGTCGTCGCGCGGAACACGACCACGTTCCGTGCCGACGTGACTCCTCCGACCGCCGACGTGGCGGTGAACGTCACCGAGCCGACGGTCGGCGAGACGGTCCAACTCGACGCGGTGAACGTCAGCGACGACACCGGCGTCACGGAGTACTTCTGGAGCGTCACCAGACGCGGGCAGGAGGGCCCCGTGGCGGAGGGACGCGGGCCCTCGATCCAGTTCACGCCGCAGACTCCAGACGAGTACACCGTGGTCCTCGGTCTGCGAGACGAAGGCGGTCGATTCGTCGACACCACGACCGAGTTCCGCGTAACCGGCGCGACGCTGGACGTCCGCCACCCGGACGAACTCGGGACGATCGGGAGCGGCGTCGATCCACAGCGACTCTCGAACGATCTGACGCTGCTCGCGACGAAGCCGATCACGTTCGACCGGGGCGACCGGTACGTGATCGACGTGGACCGAGAGAGCCAGGACGCGGTCTCGCTGGTCGCGACCGAGACCGTCTCCGTCGAGGCGTTCTCGCGGTTCGCGCTGGAGCTGCACGACCCCGAGGGTGAGCCGATCCAACCGCTGCTCACGACCTTCCGAGACGGACAGCGCGTCGAAGTGCCGCTGTCCGTCGTCTCGGGCTCGATCCCGAACGAGTCACAGGCCGTCACTGGCCCGGGCGTCTCGAACTACTCCGTGACGCTGCGCAACGCCAGCACGGACGCGACGGTCGCGAGCACGACCGGGACCCCGATGGTGTTCGACTACGCGGGCGAGTTGAACGCGACTGTCGACGGCGACACGGTGACGTTCTCGATCCCGCGGAGTTCGCTCGGCGACGCCGCGACCGCCCGCCTCGACCTGTTCACCGGCGAACCGTTCGAGAGCGAGGCGGTGCTCGACGGCGAGCCCCTGCGGTACGACGCGGCGACGGACACCTACCGGACGACGGTCGCGCGTGCGACCCTGAGCGAGAACGCGTACGGCTACCGCGTGTCGTTCGCGACGCCCGGCGACGGACAGTTCGACGTGTCCAGCAGCTTCGCCGGCCCGGTCGCGCTCCAGGACGTCCGGATCGACGGCAGCCTGACCGCCGCAGACGGCTCCCCCGTCGACGGGTTCGTCGCGAGGTCGATCGGTGGTGGCTTCGAGGTCACCTCGGTTCGGAACGGCCAGTTCGGCTTCACGACGCCGCCGGGGGAGCCGATCGCAGTGACGTACTACCAGGGTAACGCGAGTGGTGGCGTCGACTTCGGTCCGGTCCGTGACGGCGTGCCGGACATCTACGCCGTCGGAGCCGGACTGTACGCGCCGGAGACGAACCGGACGCTGGACGAGCAGTTCCCCGCCCCGTCCGTGCTCGACGTGACCGTCGTCGACGAGGACGGCGATCCGGTCTCCGTCGCGAACGCCCGAGTGCGGATCACTCACGAGGCCGGTCCGCTCGGGCCACCCGTCGAGGGCGGTGGCTGGACGATCCAGGGGCCACTCCTCGAAGACGGCCAACTCGTCTCGGCCGACGGGGCGACCGGCTGGGAGTTGGCCGGCAACGTGAGTGTCACCGTCGAGCCACGCGAGGGGACACGGTTCACGAACCAGACGCTGCGGCGCGCGGTGACGATGGACGAGAACCGGAGTCTCCGGTTCGAACTCGACGAGGAGGACGAGCCGCCGACCGCACGGCTGGCGACGAACCGCTCGAACCCGCTGGCCGGGCAGGCGGTTCGCTTCGACGCGAGCACCTCGACGGACGACGACCGGATCGCGACCGGCGCGATCACGGTCACGACCCCGGACGGCGAGACGATCCGGTTCCAGCGGTCGAACGTGACGTTCACCCCGAGTCAGTCGGGCGAGTACACGGTGACGCTGTCCGTCACCGATCGCGCCGGCAACACGAACAGCACGCAGACGACCGTCGACGTGCGACAGCCGGCCGACGTGCGGTACGACTTCACGCTCCCGAGCGTGGTCGCGGGTGAACTCGCACCCGACGAGCCGCTGGTGGTCGCGGCGACGGTGACGAACGACGGCGACGTGGCGGCCGAGCGGACGGTCGCGCTGCGCGTCGACGGCGCCGTGGTCGCGGAGCGGACGGTGTCGGTCGGTGCCGACACGACGGAGACCGTCTTGTTCAACCGGTCGCTGAGCGCGGGCGCCCACAACGTCACGGTGAACGAGCGGCCGCCACGCGAGGTCACGGTGCTCCAGCCGGCGACGTTCGCGGTGAACGTCACCGCCGGACCGACGACGGTGTTCACCGGCGAGCCGGTGACGGTGACGGCGCGGGTGACGAACACCGGCGGCGCGTCTGGGACGACGACGGTGCCGTTCGTGGTCGACGGCGAGCAGATCGAACGGACGGTCTCCGTCCCCGGCGGCGAGACGCGGACGGTCTCGGTGACGACCCGGTTCGACAGCGCCGACCCGTCGACGAAGCTCGTCCGTGCCGGGAGCGACCGGCCGACCGCGATCACGGTGCGGGCCCCGACGAATCCGAACGCGACGCTCTCCGTCCGCTCGCCCCGCACCGGGACGGCCACGGACGCCAGCGTGTCGCTGGCGTACAACGTGACGAACGTCGACACCGGGATCGCCAGTGCAATCGTGTCGGTCGACGGCGGGCCGCCCCGGACGATCGCTCTCGCGAACGGGACGACGACCGTCGACCTCTCCGGGCTGGACGACGGCGAGCACACCCTCGCCGTGTCGCTGGTCGACAACTTCGGGAGCCGGGTCGCGACCGTCGAGCGGACGGTCGTCCTCGACACCGAGGCGCCGGACGTGACGCTGGAGTCCACGAGTGCGGTCGTCGGGCCGGACGACGAGGTCACGCTGAACGCCACTACCTCCGACACCGCGTACGCGAACGCGACCGCGCGGCTGTACGCCGGCACGGACACGAGCGGCACGCCGGTCGAGACGACGGACCTCACCGATCGGCTCGCGGACGGTACGGCGACCGTCCCGGTCGACGCGGTCGCCGGGAACACCGAGTTGGACGGAACGTACACGCTCGAAGTGGTCGCCAACGACTCGCTGGGACGGAGTAGTACGGCGACCAGCGAGGTCGAGATCGACACGACGGCGCCGTCGGTGACGGTCTCCTCGGTGACCGGCGGGACCACGAGCGACGGGACGACGTACCTGAACGGCTCGGACACGCTGTCGGTGACCGGCTCCGTCTCCGACGGCGGTGCCGCGTCCGTCGGGAGCGTCGAGGTCGTCCTCGTCGCGCAGAACCAGGCGTTCGCGGAGACGGTCACCGTCGACGCGAGCGGCGGGAGCTTCGACGCGGACGTCGACGTGGGGTCGCTGTCGCTCCCGCGGGGTGCCTACGACGTGAACGTCACCGCGAGCGACACGGTGGGCAACGCCGCAGAGGTCGACAGCGGCGACGACTTCACGTTCGACGACGCGGCACCCAGCGCCGGCGTGTCGGTGATCGCCACCGGCGCGAACCAGGTGCGTCTGGTCGTCACCAGCAACGAGACGATCTCCGGGAAGCCGAACGTGACGCTCGGTGAGCCCGACGGATCGACGCAGAGAGTCCAAGTCACCGACGGGAACGCCGACGGCCGGTACGACGCCACTACCACGACCGACGGCACGGACGGCACCTACACCGGGACGGTGACGGTGCAGGACCCGGCCGGGAACGCGGACACGGTCAGCTCCACGACGAACATCAGCACCGTCGCACAGTTCGGCGCGGACGGTAACGTCACCATCGAGACCGGCGGCGGGACGTTCGTCGAGTTGAACCCCGACGCGGACACGGCCTCCGGCACGTCGCTGGCGTCGCTGACCAGCAGTGACACGCCGCTGGCCGCCCTGACGGAGAACGTCTCTGGCGACCAGTTCATCGAGGGCGAGTTCGGCGGGGACCTCTCCAACGAGAACCTCACGAGCGCGACCATCGGGATTCCGACGGACCAGATCGGACTGCTGGACACGGTGCCGGCCGACCAGCTCCAGATCCGGCGGTACAACGAGACGACGAACACCTGGAACCAGCGCGGGACGACGCGCGTGGTCCAGAACTTCGACCCGGACGGTCCCGGCGGCGTCTCGGCGGGTGAGTACCTCCTCGTCACGGTGACGAAGTTCTCGACGTACGGGGCCGTCCAGCCGGACACGGAGGCACCGACGGTCGACGCCACCAGCTACACCGCGGACACGACCGCGGTGAGCACGGGGACGTTCCCGTACGACACGACCGAGGTCACTACCACCGTCAGCTACTCCGACGACGTGTCTGGCGTCGACGCGAGTGCCGTGGTCGTGAAGGTGAACGGCAACGACGTGGACACGCTGTCGAACGCGTCGGCGTCGATCACCGACGACCAGGCGGCCGTGACGGTGACGGGCGTCACGGGCGCGGGGACGACGGACGTGACCGTCACGGTGGTCGACGAGACGGGCAAGTCGACGACGGTCACGCGGTCGTTCACCGTCGAGACGGACGACACCGCGCCGACCGTCTCGTCGACGGACCTCCCGGCGACGGGGCAGGCGCCCGACACGCGCCGCGTGCCCGTCACCGTCGACTACACCGACCCGCTGTCCGGCGTCGACACCGCGACGGTGTCGGTGACGGTCGCCGGGACGACGCTGGACGCGGCCAACGTCACCGTCGACGACACCGGCGTCTCGTTCACGGTCGGTGACACGAAGAACGGGCTGCTCTCGCCGGGCGACAGCCGGAACGTCGAGGTGACGGTGCGCGACGCCGCCGGCAACGAGCGGACGAAGACCGTCGGCACGGTCTCGGTCGCGACCGACGAGTCCGGCCCGACGGTCGACGACACGACCTACACGGCGGACACGAGCCCGGTGAGTGGGACGACGTACCCGGCCGAGACGAGTCGTGCGTCGGTCGAGTTGTCGATCTCCGACGACTTCAACGGCGTCGACTCCGCCGCGATCACCGTGCGGTTCGGGCCCGCGGGCGGATCGCTCACGGACGTGACGAGCTCGTCGCTGGTGACGAGTTCGACCGTGAACTACACGGCGACGAGTCTCACGCCGGGGACGACCTACGAGCTGGAGGCCACGCTGGTCGACGGCGAGGGGAACACCCGGACCGTCTCGCGGACGGTGACGGTCCAGCCGGACACGACCGCGCCGCGGGCGACGAGTGTCTCCGTGACGAACGTCGCGGGGACGACCCAGCCGCCGTTCGACAACGACGTCGACGGTGTCTCGGCGCAACTCTCCCTGACGGACAACCTCGACGCGGTCGACCCGTCGGCGATCACGGTGCGGTTCGGTCCTCAGGGCAATCTGGCCGACGTGACGAGCGCAGCGACGGTGACCGCCGACCAGATCAC
- a CDS encoding adenosylhomocysteinase has translation MSTQTYAPVDHHVDDPETAVASGDRKIEWARQHMPILAELREQFREDRPFEGETIGMAMHVEATTANLVTLLADGGAEVAITGCNPLSTHDDVSAALNARESITSYAVRGVGDDDYYAAIEAVIDHEPTVTVDDGMDMVAAIHEDYPDLIDTIVGGCEETTTGVHRLRAMDADGELDYPVFAVNDTPMKRLFDNVHGTGESALSTIVQTTNLSLAAKNVVVAGFGDCGRGVAKKAAGQNADVIVCEVDPRKALEAHMEGYDVLPIAEAAEIGDVFVTTTGNRDVITREHFEVMDDGVLLANAGHFDVEVNVEHLDDLAVDRYEAREGVEAFEMPDGRRLNLLAEGRLVNLAAPLGQGHPVEVMDQSFGVQAVCVRELVANADDYDAGVHEVPDELDREVADVKLTAEGVAYDELTDEQREYMGSWQHGT, from the coding sequence ATGAGTACACAGACGTACGCGCCGGTCGACCACCACGTCGACGACCCGGAGACGGCCGTCGCGTCGGGCGACCGGAAGATCGAGTGGGCGCGCCAACACATGCCGATCCTCGCCGAACTCCGCGAGCAGTTCCGCGAGGACCGGCCGTTCGAGGGCGAGACGATCGGGATGGCGATGCACGTCGAGGCGACGACGGCGAACCTCGTCACGCTGCTGGCGGACGGCGGCGCGGAGGTCGCGATCACCGGCTGTAACCCGCTGTCGACCCACGACGACGTGAGCGCCGCGTTGAACGCCCGCGAGTCGATCACCTCCTACGCGGTCCGTGGCGTGGGTGACGATGACTACTACGCTGCCATCGAGGCCGTCATCGACCACGAGCCGACCGTCACCGTCGACGACGGGATGGACATGGTCGCGGCGATCCACGAGGACTACCCGGATCTGATCGACACCATCGTCGGCGGGTGCGAGGAGACGACGACGGGCGTCCACCGCCTGCGAGCGATGGACGCGGACGGAGAACTCGACTACCCCGTCTTCGCGGTCAACGACACGCCGATGAAGCGGCTGTTCGACAACGTTCACGGGACGGGCGAGTCCGCGCTGTCGACCATCGTCCAGACGACGAACCTCTCGTTGGCCGCGAAGAACGTCGTCGTCGCCGGCTTCGGCGACTGTGGCCGCGGCGTCGCGAAGAAGGCCGCGGGGCAGAACGCCGACGTGATCGTCTGCGAGGTCGACCCCCGGAAGGCGCTGGAGGCGCACATGGAGGGGTACGACGTGCTCCCGATAGCGGAGGCCGCCGAGATCGGCGACGTGTTCGTCACGACGACCGGCAACCGCGACGTGATCACCCGCGAGCACTTCGAGGTGATGGACGACGGCGTCCTGCTCGCCAACGCGGGCCACTTCGACGTGGAGGTGAACGTCGAGCACCTCGACGACCTCGCCGTGGACCGGTACGAGGCACGCGAGGGTGTCGAGGCGTTCGAGATGCCGGACGGCCGCCGGCTGAACCTGCTGGCGGAGGGGCGGCTGGTCAACCTCGCCGCGCCGCTCGGGCAGGGCCACCCGGTCGAGGTGATGGACCAGAGCTTCGGCGTGCAGGCCGTCTGTGTCCGCGAACTCGTCGCGAACGCCGACGACTACGACGCCGGCGTCCACGAGGTCCCCGACGAACTGGACCGCGAGGTCGCCGACGTGAAACTGACCGCCGAGGGCGTCGCCTACGACGAGCTCACCGACGAACAGCGCGAGTACATGGGCTCGTGGCAACACGGGACCTGA
- a CDS encoding YkgJ family cysteine cluster protein, with translation MQTNCEGCAGCCVDWRPLGGAPDHERRGRYRALDDTYNLVPLTSDEVRAFLAAGLVDALAPRLFVVGSDESDDSDTDTSDGDTPTVPTVEVDDYRLPAADGRPLFAVGLRTVPKPVAPFDTPTRWLETCVFLDPETLQCRIHDTAEYPRTCRTYPGHNLALETETECGRVERAHGTPGERLVDGEPPAERPPSPFGPQALGGTVFAHPEPDALAGTVARVANEEPTPADCATFVGVAAASTPGSLAVDESRRERATERIRETADESWAAAAAADWERAADRDRAVDGDGRGHLATDPPDPSVVEEARGAPSTPGWDAVE, from the coding sequence GTGCAGACGAACTGCGAGGGGTGTGCCGGCTGCTGTGTCGACTGGCGACCGCTCGGTGGCGCGCCGGACCACGAGCGTCGGGGCCGGTACCGGGCGCTCGACGACACGTACAACCTCGTGCCACTGACGAGCGACGAGGTGCGAGCGTTCCTCGCGGCCGGTCTCGTCGACGCTCTCGCGCCGCGGTTGTTCGTCGTCGGGAGTGACGAGAGCGACGACTCCGACACGGACACCTCCGACGGCGACACACCGACAGTCCCGACCGTCGAGGTCGACGACTACCGCCTCCCGGCGGCGGACGGGCGACCGCTGTTCGCCGTCGGACTCCGGACGGTACCCAAGCCGGTCGCGCCGTTCGACACGCCGACACGGTGGCTGGAGACGTGTGTGTTCCTCGACCCGGAGACGCTCCAGTGCCGGATCCACGACACCGCGGAGTACCCGCGGACGTGTCGGACGTACCCCGGTCACAACCTCGCCCTCGAGACGGAGACGGAGTGTGGACGCGTCGAACGCGCCCACGGGACGCCCGGCGAGCGACTCGTCGACGGCGAGCCACCCGCCGAGCGGCCCCCGTCGCCGTTCGGCCCGCAGGCGCTCGGCGGGACGGTGTTCGCCCACCCGGAACCGGACGCCCTCGCCGGCACCGTCGCCCGCGTCGCGAACGAGGAGCCGACGCCCGCCGACTGCGCGACGTTCGTGGGTGTCGCGGCCGCCTCCACACCGGGGTCGCTGGCGGTCGACGAGTCGCGCCGCGAACGGGCGACCGAACGGATCCGCGAGACTGCCGATGAGTCGTGGGCCGCCGCGGCGGCGGCCGACTGGGAACGGGCGGCCGACCGGGACCGAGCGGTCGACGGCGACGGCCGTGGACACCTCGCGACCGATCCGCCGGACCCGAGTGTGGTCGAGGAGGCGCGTGGCGCGCCGTCGACCCCGGGCTGGGACGCCGTGGAGTGA
- a CDS encoding RNA-guided endonuclease InsQ/TnpB family protein → MGVRRTVPVKLDVTDEQADLLHETIDEFLWAANYVVDAAWEGEWVETRSSVLHDITYDEVREQTRLHSNHVQSARDRAVGALDSVVAKWSKGEYASLPTFTTPFCEYNQRNATFHDDHASLSTVDGRVTAEYVLPGETRDTPHSEYLHSEEWETTGATLHYRRGDFYLHVRTKADVGDPEPVENGTVLGVDLGVENIAVTSTGVFWSADELNHWRTEYVERRKSLQECGSRWAHESVQAVGRKETGRFEQYLHRVANELVVEAVENGCTVIAFEDLTDIRDRMPNTRRFHEWAFRRLYEYVSYKAKERGIRVEQVNPKNTSRRCSSCGFTHENNRPVRDTFCCQSCGYENHADYNAAKNIGYRLLRNQTGGEGGAPVGVRLNTGMLNANGVKPLPDSARAGVHGESPRL, encoded by the coding sequence ATGGGGGTCCGCCGCACGGTCCCGGTTAAACTCGACGTGACCGACGAACAGGCGGACCTGCTTCACGAGACGATTGACGAGTTCCTGTGGGCCGCCAACTACGTCGTAGACGCCGCATGGGAGGGCGAGTGGGTCGAAACCCGCTCGTCGGTCCTCCACGACATAACCTACGACGAGGTACGCGAGCAGACCCGACTCCACAGCAATCACGTCCAATCGGCTCGTGACCGTGCTGTCGGTGCACTTGATAGTGTGGTCGCCAAGTGGTCGAAGGGCGAATATGCCTCGTTGCCGACGTTCACCACACCGTTTTGCGAATACAACCAGCGCAACGCCACGTTCCACGACGACCACGCTTCGCTGTCCACCGTCGATGGGCGCGTCACCGCCGAGTACGTCTTGCCCGGCGAAACCCGTGACACGCCCCACTCGGAGTACCTGCACTCCGAGGAGTGGGAAACGACCGGCGCGACACTCCACTACCGTCGTGGCGACTTCTACCTTCACGTCCGAACAAAGGCGGACGTGGGCGACCCAGAACCAGTCGAGAACGGAACGGTTCTCGGCGTGGACCTCGGGGTCGAGAACATCGCCGTCACTTCGACCGGCGTGTTCTGGTCTGCCGACGAATTGAACCACTGGCGGACGGAGTACGTCGAGCGCCGCAAATCCCTCCAAGAGTGCGGGTCGCGGTGGGCACACGAGAGCGTCCAAGCGGTCGGACGCAAGGAGACGGGCCGCTTCGAGCAGTATCTTCACCGCGTGGCGAACGAACTCGTCGTGGAAGCCGTCGAGAACGGCTGTACGGTGATAGCCTTCGAGGACTTGACAGACATCCGCGACCGGATGCCCAACACCCGGCGATTCCACGAGTGGGCGTTCCGTCGCCTGTACGAGTACGTCTCGTACAAGGCTAAAGAGCGCGGTATCCGAGTCGAGCAGGTGAACCCGAAGAACACGTCGCGACGGTGTTCGTCGTGTGGATTCACCCACGAGAACAACCGCCCGGTACGGGACACGTTTTGCTGTCAGTCCTGCGGGTACGAGAACCACGCGGACTACAACGCGGCCAAGAATATCGGCTATCGACTCCTTCGCAACCAAACCGGGGGCGAAGGAGGCGCACCCGTAGGTGTGCGCTTGAACACCGGGATGCTGAACGCGAACGGGGTCAAACCCCTGCCGGATTCGGCCAGAGCGGGAGTCCATGGTGAAAGCCCACGGCTTTAG